The Osmerus eperlanus chromosome 12, fOsmEpe2.1, whole genome shotgun sequence genome has a segment encoding these proteins:
- the cabcoco1 gene encoding ciliary-associated calcium-binding coiled-coil protein 1, producing the protein MSGKVKQGNKTTMDKNANDKDDAAFKDSDANEKTFPQWDLLTHEQINALLDLTVDEVQTHFLEALGLKNYQTCLKEVAMVDYYVCGFRWAKEMNFSCHQVSFVMAVLQLLLDNIIDKQMSFVENFTKFNRAVASSLQSPTEADGSPVLDADQAMALTDHLKYSLFQNYRLYEFLFTNSRQELLLGMERTIEVICSDDVVAPLEEGMPAEIYFRFLAPPPMEKQKEEVSSGLEEGEEEPGDTQFQDGEELTSYSVEDVKEVLVEMTRGMLGNLKAEFTEKLLVQEKNYSSRLDQLKNTSNK; encoded by the exons ATGTCAGGAAAAGTGAAACAAGGTAACAAGACGACGATGGACAAAAACGCAAACGACAAAGACGACGCTGCATTCAAA GACAGCGATGCCAATGAAAAAACTTTTCCCCAGTGGGACCTACTCACACATGAACAGATCAACGCGCTTCTGGATTTGACTGTGGACGAAGTGCAAAC ACACTTTTTGGAGGCCCTCGGGCTGAAGAACTACCAGACCTGTCTGAAGGAGGTAGCCATGGTGGACTACTATGTATGTGGCTTCAGGTGGGCCAAGGAGATGAACTTCAGCTGCCACCAAGTCTCCTTTGTCATGGCTGTTTTACAACTGCTCCTGGATAATATAATAG ATAAGCAGATGTCTTTTGTAGAGAACTTCACTAAGTTTAACAGGGCAGTCGCCAGTTCTCTCCAGTCCCCTACAGAGGCTGATGGCAGCCCAGTTCTGGATGCAGACCAGGCCATGGCACTCACTGATCACCTCAAATACAG TCTGTTCCAGAACTACCGGCTGTATGAATTTCTCTTCACTAACTCCAGACAGGAACTCCTGCTCGGCATGGAG AGGACCATTGAAGTGATCTGTTCAGATGATGTAGTGGCGCCTTTGGAGGAGGGCATGCCAGCTGAAATCTATTTCCGCTTCTTGGCCCCGCCCCCTATGGAGAAGCAGAAAGAG GAGGTGAGTAgtggcctggaggagggggaggaggagccaggtGACACACAGTTCCAGGATGGTGAGGAGCTGACGAGCTATAGCGTAGAGGACGTCAAAGAGGTGCTGGTAGAGATGACcagaggcatgctgggaaacCTGAAG GCTGAGTTCACAGAAAAGCTTCTTGTTCAAGAGAAGAACTACAGTTCCAGACTGGACCAACTGAAAAACACTTCCAACAAATAG
- the tmem26b gene encoding transmembrane protein 26b: protein MIVQFICAVITRFLFILVSLIGVWRVVMVKNDGVYWFLTILYLPLVIEMVLTLKRRKGKDYEWFSPAIFLFLISIIPSLWLLELHHQENKSSDYRCDKLDSAESIKAFINMWQNSSNGSEPFKGSVTLLSSVCANNWILALHQILLILLILGKWLLPTGVGVTRNQLSQLLLIFVGTAADILEFTSETLSDVKDSSPNVVYIILGVWTWSMLQFPLHISVLNAPVVQSEGQGGSLLSRLKMDIWSIVGSFFIQDGPFLVIRLTVIVYFNVVHQMLIFFCIKNFLVVILNLYRLFVIICDHKSSSEL from the exons ATGATTGTGCAGTTTATTTGCGCGGTTATTACCAGATTCTTATTCATCCTCGTCTCCCTAATCggagtgtggagggtggtgATGGTTAAGAATGACGGAGTCTACTGGTTTCTAACTATCCTCTACCTACCTTTGGTGATTGAGATGGTTTTAACACTTAAGCGAAGAAAGGGGAAGGATTATGAATG GTTTTCTCCGGCaatctttctcttcctcatcAGCATCATCCCATCTCTGTGGCTCCTAGAGTTGCATCACCAGGAGAACAAATCCAGTGATTATAGG TGTGACAAACTTGATTCAGCTGAAAGCATCAAGGCCTTTATAAATATGTGGCAAAACTCATCAAATGGAAGTGAACCTTTCAAG GGTTCTGTGACCCTGCTGTCGTCGGTGTGTGCCAACAATTGGATCCTGGCACTACACCAGATCCTGCTGATTCTCTTGATCCTGGGAAAGTGGCTTCTGCCAACCGGTGTAGGCGTCACCAGAAACCAGCtttcccagctcctcctcattTTCGTGGGCACTGCCGCAGACATCCTCGAGTTCACCAGTGAAACGCTCTCCGATGTCAA GGATAGCAGTCCCAATGTGGTGTACATCATTCTAGGAGTGTGGACATGGAGTATGCTGCAGTTCCCCCTACATATCTCAG TGTTGAATGCTCCCGTTGTTCAGTCAGAAGGCCAGGgtggctccctgctctctcgtTTGAAAATGGACATCTGGAGCATTGTGGGGAGCTTTTTCATccaagatggccccttcctggtCATCAGACTCACTGTTATAGTTTACTTCAATGTGGTTCACCAGATGCTCATCTTCTTCTGCATCAAGAATTTCCTGGTGGTCATACTGAACTTGTACCGTCTCTTTGTCATCATCTGCGACCACAAATCCTCTAGTGAGCTCTAG